A DNA window from Jaculus jaculus isolate mJacJac1 chromosome 1, mJacJac1.mat.Y.cur, whole genome shotgun sequence contains the following coding sequences:
- the Ca7 gene encoding carbonic anhydrase 7 — protein sequence MTGHHGWGYGQDDGPSNWHKLYPIAQGDRQSPINIISSQAVYSPSLQPLQLSYEACTSLSITNNGHSVQVDFNDSDDRTVVTGGPLEGPYRLKQFHFHWGKKHDAGSEHTVDGKSFPSELHLVHWNAKKYSTFGEAAAAPDGLAVVGVFLETGDEHPSMNRLTDALYMVRFKGTKAQFSCFNPKCLLPTSRHYWTYPGSLTTPPLSESVTWIVLREPIRISERQMEKFRSLLFTSEDDERIHMVNNFRPPQPLKGRVVKASFQA from the exons ATGACCGGCCACCACGGCTGGGGCTACGGCCAGGACGACG GTCCCTCGAATTGGCACAAGCTGTATCCCATTGCCCAGGGAGATCGCCAGTCACCCATCAATATCATATCGAGTCAGGCTGTGTACTCGCCCAGCCTGCAACCACTGCAGCTTTCCTATGAGGCCTGCACATCCCTCAGCATCACCAACAATGGCCATTCTGTCCAGGTGGACTTCAATGACAGTGATGACCGAACTG TGGTTACTGGGGGACCCTTGGAAGGACCCTATCGCCTCAAGCAGTTCCACTTCCACTGGGGTAAGAAGCATGATGCTGGCTCAGAGCACACGGTGGATGGCAAGTCATTCCCCAGCGAG CTGCACCTGGTTCATTGGAATGCCAAGAAGTACAGCACCTTTGGGGAGGCAGCTGCAGCCCCGGATGGCCTGGCTGTAGTTGGTGTCTTCCTGGAG ACAGGGGATGAACACCCCAGCATGAACCGTCTGACAGATGCACTTTACATGGTTCGGTTCAAG GGCACCAAGGCCCAGTTCAGCTGCTTCAACCCCAAGTGCCTCCTGCCCACCAGCCGGCACTACTGGACCTACCCTGGCTCTCTGACCACACCGCCACTGAGTGAGAGCGTCACCTGGATTGTGCTCCGGGAACCCATCCGAATCTCTGAGAGGCAG ATGGAGAAGTTTCGAAGCCTGCTTTTCACCTCAGAGGACGATGAGAGGATTCACATGGTGAACAACTTCCGGCCACCACAACCACTAAAAGGCCGAGTGGTCAAAGCCTCCTTCCAGGCCTGA